The genomic interval TCCGCTGGTTCGGATTTCGAATCGGCAGAATCGCTTTCGCCGGACTCAGCGGGAGTGTCCTTCATTTCTTCTTTGTTCTCGGTCTCACTGTTTTCCGTCGCCGCAGGCTCGGGCCGATCCGATTCAGGAGTCTCTGATTCGGTCGCCGGTTTTTCTTCTTCGGTGGGTTTGGTCATCGGCGGGTTCAGCTCAGGTGGCAGCTGATCTGGAGCGGGCGCGGCTGCTTCTGCCGCCTTGTCCATTGCATCGAGATCCTCCAACGTTTCTGGCACGACCTCCAATGCCGGTGGCGGGAACATTTCTTCGTCGACGACGGTGGAGACCATCAGATAGCGATTCACGCCCGCGGAAGACTTCGGTTTGTCTTCTTCGGCCTCGGCGGAATCCTCTTCCGACTCGTCTTCTTTCTCGCCAAGTCCGGAGATGCTACCGAATCGCAAGATGTATTTCACGCCATCTTTCGTGGTCGTGGTCAGTTCGCCGTTGGCCGACAGCAACTCAAATTCACCATCCGCTCCCATGCGCACGGGATAGAATCCACGTTCGATCAGTTGCGAGCTTGCTTCACGGTCATTTGCAAAGTCCGCATCGGCTCGCAAGTTGGCACTGATGCCCTCGGGCTTGCGTTGCACATTGACGAATTTCAAGTCATCCAGTGCGGTCTTAATCCCGTCCAGCTTTGTTTTGTTCAGCTTCTTGGACTCATCGACTTCGACAACAGTCCCGGGTGCATTGGGTTTTGTGGGGTCAAATTCTTTCAGTTCATCCAGCTTCCACTCTGTGCCTTCCATCTCCAGCGTGGCTTCGTAGTTCTTTTCTGTGTTGATCACCAGTCGCGGTTGCAAACCTGATTGATCCAGTTGCAGCTCGGTGGTGTAGTCTTTGAGCTGAACTTTCTGCACATCAATGCTGCTCAACTGCAGCAAGTCTTCTTCGATCCAATCTTCGAATTTCGTCGTCAGCGGGCTGTCGTCCAGGGCAACGCTGTACACTGGGTCTTGTCCAGGAATCCGAACGTAGACCTGACCTGCTTGACCCTCGACGGGCTTGCCGATGATCAGCGATCCGAGTTCTTTGCCGTCTTGATCGTTGAACGAAACCAGTCGACCGACTCCCTCGTCGCCGATGGTCAATTGCTCTTCGTTCGGCTCGATAACACCGAATCCCGCATGGTCTTCGGCGAAGGCGGTCGGCGAGTCGAGCACTTTCAGGTCCACCAACGCATTCGCTGCGTTTCGCATCTGTTCCACCGCGTCGGCTGGGTAACCGCCTCGGGACGGGATGGTCCAGACGCCGGTTTCCTTGTCACGTAGGACCTCGAACTTGGACAGGGTGCCTTGTTCGTCGTCAAAGGTGACGATTTTCATGTTGGCTGCGGCTAGCGGATCTGAAAAGCTTGGCAACAGCACGCTGCCGGGCGCAATGCCGCTGCCTTCAGTTTCCGGATCGTTGGTCGCCGTCGGCCATGCGATGATGGCAGCAAGCACCGCTGTGACGGCTGCAGCACCCCAGAAAATACCAGTCTTTTGTGTTTCGTTTTTGCTCATGGTATCGCCTATTTCAATCGGCTCTTGCTGATGTTTTCTCGTTCACGCAATCGTCGTGCTG from Stieleria varia carries:
- a CDS encoding DUF4340 domain-containing protein, yielding MSKNETQKTGIFWGAAAVTAVLAAIIAWPTATNDPETEGSGIAPGSVLLPSFSDPLAAANMKIVTFDDEQGTLSKFEVLRDKETGVWTIPSRGGYPADAVEQMRNAANALVDLKVLDSPTAFAEDHAGFGVIEPNEEQLTIGDEGVGRLVSFNDQDGKELGSLIIGKPVEGQAGQVYVRIPGQDPVYSVALDDSPLTTKFEDWIEEDLLQLSSIDVQKVQLKDYTTELQLDQSGLQPRLVINTEKNYEATLEMEGTEWKLDELKEFDPTKPNAPGTVVEVDESKKLNKTKLDGIKTALDDLKFVNVQRKPEGISANLRADADFANDREASSQLIERGFYPVRMGADGEFELLSANGELTTTTKDGVKYILRFGSISGLGEKEDESEEDSAEAEEDKPKSSAGVNRYLMVSTVVDEEMFPPPALEVVPETLEDLDAMDKAAEAAAPAPDQLPPELNPPMTKPTEEEKPATESETPESDRPEPAATENSETENKEEMKDTPAESGESDSADSKSEPADEADSTEKPDDADKEAAEGTPEPAETTDAPTEPQEGEVEASGSGESTTVGEGQDQDADAPTEQEPAAETDAEKPTADDTAETKTEAAAESKPDSEAAKPADSSPGDSSPETAGDDADKPAPAKQETEEEKKERLAAVQEQITKSNERKIDARKERLANAQRRSRSLNERFADWYYVIPEETYSKLLIRQEDLFESDTPAPPPGGPGINFGNPGGFQPPGGFGN